In a single window of the Niabella ginsenosidivorans genome:
- the rpsP gene encoding 30S ribosomal protein S16: protein MAAKIRLQRHGSKKRPFYFIVVADARSPRDGKFIQKLGTYNPLTIPATIELDRQKALEWLNKGATPTDTVRRILSFKGVLYLKHLLRGVKLGLFDEAAAMQKFTAWSAEHDEQIKKRTAKAIEERKAKRRVASAAPRKTVASKQESAPEASAEGNGE, encoded by the coding sequence ATGGCAGCTAAGATTAGATTGCAAAGACACGGGTCAAAGAAAAGACCTTTCTACTTTATCGTAGTGGCAGACGCCAGGAGCCCTCGTGATGGTAAGTTTATTCAAAAATTAGGTACGTACAACCCACTGACCATTCCTGCTACAATTGAGCTGGATCGTCAGAAGGCGTTGGAATGGCTGAACAAAGGGGCTACACCAACAGATACGGTACGCCGTATCCTGAGTTTCAAAGGTGTATTATACCTGAAACACTTACTGCGTGGGGTTAAATTGGGCCTGTTTGATGAAGCAGCGGCTATGCAGAAATTCACTGCATGGAGCGCTGAACATGATGAACAGATTAAAAAACGTACTGCAAAAGCTATTGAGGAGCGAAAAGCAAAACGTAGAGTGGCCAGTGCCGCTCCGCGTAAAACAGTCGCTTCTAAACAAGAATCAGCTCCTGAAGCCAGCGCTGAAGGAAATGGCGAATAG
- a CDS encoding ribosome maturation factor RimM, which yields MEEISMRSGQSHIRIGKIAGIFGLKGEIVLQHALGTPNLEGLEKIFIKDKSGRLLPWFVAAVRPKNNEETYLKLEDIAVPEKARPLLQKEVWLSEDDFKRYASKSSPISLLGYTVKDGKQVLGTIQEIIEQPHQLLCRITVQGREVFIPLHEESLKKIDHRYKNITVSLPDGLLEVYLG from the coding sequence TTGGAGGAGATTTCTATGAGATCCGGCCAGAGCCATATCCGTATTGGGAAAATTGCAGGCATATTTGGCCTGAAAGGAGAGATTGTATTACAGCACGCGCTGGGCACCCCAAACCTGGAAGGGCTGGAAAAGATCTTCATCAAAGATAAAAGCGGCCGCCTGCTGCCCTGGTTTGTTGCGGCAGTCCGCCCTAAAAATAATGAAGAAACCTACCTGAAACTGGAAGATATTGCTGTACCGGAAAAGGCAAGGCCCTTGCTGCAAAAGGAAGTATGGCTGAGTGAGGATGATTTTAAACGATATGCCAGCAAATCGTCGCCCATCAGCCTCCTGGGTTATACCGTTAAAGACGGGAAACAGGTGCTGGGCACCATACAGGAGATAATAGAGCAGCCACATCAGCTTCTTTGCCGTATAACTGTTCAGGGCAGGGAAGTATTCATTCCTTTACATGAAGAGAGCCTTAAAAAGATAGATCACCGGTATAAGAATATTACAGTATCCCTGCCCGATGGGTTACTGGAGGTATACCTGGGTTAA